The nucleotide window ACAAACTGGCAAGAAAGCCACTAACGGAAGGAAAGTCACTGGCAAGAAAGCCGCTAAGGGAAGGAAAGTCACTGGCAAGAAAGCCGCTAAGGGAAGGAAAGTCACTGGCAAGAAAGCCGCTAAGGGAAGGAAAGTCACTGGCAAGAAAGCCGCTAAGGGAAGAAAAGTTACTGGTAAGAAAGCCGCTAAGGGAAGGAAAATCAGTGGAAAAAAAGCCGCTAAGGGAAGGAAAATCACTGGGAAAAAAGCTTTAACGAACAGGAAAGTAACCGGGAAAAAAGTTTCAAAGAACAGGAATGTCGCTGGCAAGAAAGCCAATAAAGAAAAGAAAGTCATCGCAGGGGAGAAACAAAATAATAAATTCCGTAAGAATTTACGTGAATCCAGAAACAAACAACACAAGAAAAACAGCATTCAACAGGGAAAGTTAATCAAACCAAAGAAAGCAAAATCTAATTATAAACAAAGTAACAAACAAACGGCCAAAGCTAACAAACATACAAAATCGCCAAAGAGTAACGAAAACAAAAGACAAAAAGGCAACAAAAGCAAGAGTGGTAACAAAAATAAAAAGCGAGACAAACCTACTAAGAAACATCAGGACAAAGGAAAGgcatcaaagcaacacaagaccaatcaaaaaaaacttaaaactgccaataaaataaaaaataatgtcAAAACCatcaaaaaaagtaaaaaaaagaaTGAAAaccaaaatataaataaaaatgaaaaaaataaaaaactacaGAAAAATAGcctgaaagcaaaaaagaaaggtAACAAAACAGCAGTAAAGAAGGCAGGGAAGAAAACAGTAAAGCACTCTAGTACTGGAGCTTCTCATGAATCAAGTGAAAACCATAGTTTTGAGTCAAAGATAAAGTGCAAACCTCATAAGAAGTGTATTCAAGTCGGCGGGAAGTGCCAGAACAAAACCTGCAAGACCAAAGTTGTTGCTGGCAAGTGCAAGGGGAAGTCGTGTGTGTGTTGTCTCTCACGTAAGTTGTGCAAGTGAATGTTCTTTGTCTTAGTGGAATTTACCTGAAGTTATTAATGTAAATATTCATGAGATAATCACAATAAGATCTTCCAAAgtgaagcttaaatttcttgaagTTTAATAGCCTTGCATAACAGCTCTTTTGTGTATTGTTTAGAACTGGCTGAAAGTTACAAATATTGTTCTAAATACAGTTATTATTTGTAATTTATGCTTTGTGGATTTAACTAGTGCCGATGCGCAGTAAGCttattaaatagttcactgttaatTTCATAGTTTTCGTTCTGTTAAGTGGCAATGTGTTAACCGTGAATGTCCAAGTTTTAATCTGGCCAGGACAACGTCCCACTGTTTTCTGCTCTGTACAGAAGTATGCCAAGATGGCTGGCTTCAGTGATCTCAGTTATGTCCCACTTTCACTTTGATCTGTTTATTTTGAAGTTTGTAATGTGTTATGTCAATATTTTGTAGTTATTCATGTTAATTATGTAGTTAGTCCTGTTTGTttcatttatcttgcagcttgcCTATAACAGCATAGAAGTTTGTGTTGGTAGCCATTTTTAAAGAGATATAAAATTCTATGTAAGATGTAGTGGCCATTCATTTTTCTTCTAAACACAGAAATTCATATAAAAGAAAATAATTATAGCCCTTGACCTCCCCATATACTAGAAAGATCTGCTCTTCACTACTATATAATCTAAAGTCTTCATTCTTGCTTAAGTACTCACAGGCTGACAGACATTAGCTGTCCTCGCTAGTTAGCTGACCTTGACGGTGTGAAGTCTGTCAGTCTGCTGTTCAAACACATTAATTGATGGTACGAGGTGATGAAGGATGATTGTTCGTTGATAGGTGGCTGAGAGTCAGGTGTTCTAGCCACAATAGTGACTCTAATTTTTGCATTAGATAATATTTCAAGAACCGCCTTAGACAGTTTACGTGAGTTATTTGAACCAATAAATGTCACAAGCTTCTGACGAACGAGTTTATTGCACATGTGTATTATGTAGGGAAATTATGCTAAGGTTATCCATATTTTTCTTCCAGACTTCAAAGTATGAATGACCTAGATAATTTGGAGTCAGAACTGATAATAATGCTTATTTTTTACAAGCAGCTTGTGCACTGAAACCAAAAAAGAAGTGTAAGATATACAAGGgcgtgtgcaagaagaagtgcggGTCGACGGAGCGCAAGATAGCCAAAGGCTGCTCCAAGAAGAAGTGTGTCTGCTGTGCCAAGGCTTGCAAGCCATTGAGCGCCTGCAATGTTCTCGGTGGTTACTGTGTCTCCAGTAAGAAGCTCTGTACAGGATTGATAAACAAAAAGGGCTGCAAGGGAACCAAGTGTCTCTGTTGTTATCCAAGTAAGTTTCCTttttcctctctccctttcttctgtctcccctcctcctcctcctccaccctcttCTGGTCCTCCACTTCATTCATTCAAGtgcatttatatttattttaacagTTCTACGCATCTTAATTTAAAAGGTCTCTCCACTTCTAACTTCGTATTCAACAGTCAACATTCTCCCGtgtataattttgtaaaggacaaACTAGTGTGGTCGACTTAGATAACAAATTTTAGCACATTATGTGGTAGTCCTTGAGATGTGACGTGGCTAAACTAACAAGTGATCTATCACTTAACTACAGCACTGCGCCGCCTTAATTATAATGACGAGGAATTTAATAATGCATTTTGATCTTCGACAGTTTTAAGCAACTGTATGATAGCTAATTCATATCAATAATCTTTCTTGCAATTAGGCTAAAACAAATTTAATCTAACTTTCAGTTTCTGCctcagccgggaatcgaacccaccccCCCTTGGGAATCCGACCCCTATGAACTGTTCCCTGAGCTAAGAGGGCCTGTAAACTCAGGGCCACTCGCTAAATTTATTTGTGTATATTTAATTTGTGTGTCCTTAAATTAATTATTCATAGagcatatttaatttatttgtgtttgtgtgtgtgtgtactcacctagttgtgcttgcgagggttgagcgctggctctttgatcccacctctcaactgttaatcaactgatgtacagattcctgagcctactgggttgtaTCATATCGACATATGGAACTGTGTaagaagtctgcctccaccacatcactgactaatatatttcatctgttaactactctggcagtGAAAAAAATTCTTTGTAACCACTCTGAAGctcatgtctctgtggctcaggtggttatcatgtctacccttactcttctgttttccagggacgtgaggttcagctcctttatccttaccacgttgctcatacctctcagttccgggacgagtctggtggcataccgctgaatcttctctaactttgtcttgtgtttaactaggcatggactccaagctggagctgcatattcgaggattggtctgacataagtggtatacagggtcctgaatgatttcttacacaagtttctaaaggcagttcttatgttggccagtctagcatatgacgctcatgatatccttttgatgtgggccactggggacaggttcggtatgatatcaacccccagatctttctcgatatttaactcttgcaggatttcacctcccagaaggtaccttgtgttcagccttctgcttccttcgcctaatttcattactttacactttcctgagttgaactttagtattcattttctagaccattcttccagtttgtccaggtcgccctgtagtctctgtctatcttcatctgccttgattcttttcataatttttgcatcatcagcaaactttgagaggaatgagtctttacgttctggaagatcgtttacatatattagaaacaggatggatccaagtacagagccctgtgggactccgatgGTGATATCACGCTACTCTGAAGTTTCCCCCTTCACAGTTACTcactgttttctgttgcttagatattcccttatccactggagcaccttaccttttactcccgcctgttgctccaacttttgtaaaagcctattatggggtactgtgtcaaaggctttctgacagttcgagaaaatgcagtctgcccacccttctctttcttgcctaatttttgttgtgtGGTCATTTaactctattaaacctgtgaggcacgatttaccatctctgaacccatgctggtggtgtgtaacaaagctatttccctccagatgctctacaagccttttcctcgcgatcttctccataaccttacatgatatacaagttaggaaacctggcctgtagttcagtgcctcttgcctgtcacctttttgtatattgggactacattagctatctttcagctttctggtaggtctcctgtttccagtgacctgttatacaccatacagagtggcacacttagtgcttctacgCCTTCTTttaatatccatggtgagattctgtcaggcccaacagcctttgtcacattcagctccaccagattccttttgacctcatcactggtgaggtcaaattcctccaaggttgcttggtttgcctcctcctcatttagtgcagggggcttctccttgttcttttgtgaagaccttctggaatctcttgttgagttcttcacacacttccttgtcattctttgtgtatctattctccccttttctcagtttcatcacctttaccgctgttttcctcctgatgtggctgtgaagcAGTTTTGGTAagatcttagctttactcgcaatATCATTtttatactgtctctctgcttctctcctcactttgaggtactcatttctggccctctggtatctctccctgctctctggtgttctgttattcctgtagtttctacacgttcttttactcaattgcttcgctaccttacattcctggttgaaacaTGGATTCTTCTATtacttttcgtttttctccttttggaccgggataaacctaTCTGCAACTTCCTGACACTTCTGGGTGgcagtccatcatatcctgttcagtcttctctctgagttctgtttcccatggtattcctctTAAAAAGTTTCTCATCTTGTCATATTTTCCtcctcggtaatttagtctttcccTTCCGATCTCattcttggataggttatccctacctccaccagataccAAAATgtaaatacactgtggtcactctttcctatgggggcttcaaatttgacttcacTTATTTCTGTCTCATTCAAGTTGAATATCAGGTCgaatctagctggttcgtcattgcctctcattcttgtgagttccctgacatgttggctcagaaagtcccttgttgccacttccaagagtttagctcaccatgtatctgcacctccatgtaggtcctcattctcccagtctattatTCCATGGTTGaattcgcccatgattaagagtctggagccattcttgcaggcaactgaagctgctctgttATATTattagttgccatgttgttcatatcaaactcctgtctgaaTCTtttgtcatttagtggagggttgtaaatgactgccactattatcttaggtccacccattgtcatagatcctgttatgtaatctttgAATCCATCACAGCCAAGAATTTCTATATCATccaagctccagtccttccttattagcagggccactcctccacctcctctcccttttcctctctatccttactatatagtagtcctttagaAACACAGCGTCtgctatgactcctgacaattttgtttctgtgagtcctattacatttgggttttcttcctgcgccCTTTCCGTTAGTttgcttgctttattggtaatcccatcgatggtTCAGTACATTacattgaagctcactttcctatatccatttttACCGTCCCTCCCCactagtgtaggaagttgttccatgggcattgctacgtgggtaggctcctcctcctgtagggTAGTTGCAAGCTTGAAAACTcgtgttttttttatttatttttgcttgtatttttactatttgtgtctgcagaatcgagcaattagctcttggatcccgcctttctaatcaatttAGTTTTCCTCTATGCCTACTACATATACTTCtcttacatacatacacatacaaacatccccaggaagcagcccgtagcagctgtccaattcccaggtacctatttactgctaaggtgAACTGCtgctgagtactcacctagttgcccagttgtactcacgtagttgtgcttgcgggagttgagctctggctctttggtcccgcctctcaactgtcaatcaactggtgtacagattcctgaacctactgggctctatcatatcaacatttgaaactgtgtatggagtctgccaccaccacaacacttcctagtgtattccatttattaactactctgacactgaaaaaattctttctaatgtctctgtggctcatttgggtactaaatttccacctgtgtccccttgttcgtgttccacccgtgctaaagatttTGTCTTtgaccaccctgtcaatttccctgagatttTTATAGGTggttggttatcatgtctccccttactcttcagttttccagggatgtgaggttcagctccttcagccttcccccatagctcatacctctcagttccgggacgagtctggtggcataccgctaaatcttctctaactttgtcttgtgtttaactaggtatggactccaagctggagctgcatattccaggattggtctgacataagtggtatacagggcgctgaacgattccttacacaagtttctaaaggtagttcttatgttggtcaacctagcatatgccgctgatgatatccttttgatgtgggcctctggggacaggtttgatgtgatatcaactcgcagatctttctctctatttgactcttgctggATTTCACCTCGcagatggtacattgtgttcagccttctgatcCTTTCTCCTAATTTATTTACTTTTCACTTTCCTGAATTGAacgttagcagccattttctataccatttctccagtttgtccaggtcgtccagtttgtgtgtgtgtgttcttacctaattgagcttgcgggggttgagctctggctcattggctccgcctctcaactgtcaatcaactaatgttatggttcctgagccttctgggctctatcatatttacaccagaagctgtgtatggagtcagcctccaccacatcacttcctaatgcatttcatttgtctactactctgacactgaaaattctttctaacgtctctatggctcatttgggcactcaatttccacctgtgtcccctatgctatgtgtacgtgtgtacacacctaagtgtgtgtatatatgtgtgtgtgtactcacctaattgtgcttgcgggggttgagctctggctctttggtcccgcctctcaaccgtcaatcaacaggtgtacaggttcctgagcctattgggctctatcatatctacacttgaaactgtgtatggagtcggcctccaccacatcacttcctaatgcattccatttgtcaaccactctgacactaaaaaagttctttctaatatctctgtggctcagttgggcactcagtttccatctgtgtcccctagtgcgtgtgccccttgtgttaaataacctgtctttatctaccctgtcgattcccttgagaatcttgaatgtggtgatcatatcccccctaactcttctgtcttccagcgaagtgaggtttaaatcccgtagtctctcctcgtagctcatacctctcagctcgggcactagtctggtggcaaacctttgaaccttttccagtttagtcttatgcttgactagatatggactctatgctggagccgcatactccaggattggtctgacatatgtggtatatactgttctgaaagattccttacacaagtttctaaaggccgttcttatgttagctaacctggcatatgccgctgatgttatcctcttgatatgagcttcaggggacaggtctggcgtgatatcaaccctcaggtctttctctttctctgattcctgaagtatttcatgtcccaaatgataccttgtatctggtcttctgcttccaacccctatcttcattacattatatttgcttgggttaaactctaacaaccatttgttcgaccattcctgcagcttgtccaggtcttcttgaagcctcaagctgtcctcctctatcttaatccttctcataattttgccgtcgtcagcaaacattgagaggaatgagtctataccctctggggtatagacatttacgtatatcagaaacaggataggtccgagtacagagccctgtgggactccactggtgacttcacgccaatctgaggtctcacccctcactgtaactctctgcttcctattgcataggtactcccttatccactggagcgccctaccagttactcctgcctgtttctccagcttatgcatcagccttttatggggtactgtgtcaaaggctttccgacagtccaaaaaatgcagtccgcccatccttctcgttcttgcttaatctttgttacctgatcgtagaattctattaagcctttaaggcaagatttaccctccctgaacccatgttgatgggttgtcacgaagtctcgtctctccagatatgttactaggttttttctcacaatcttctccatcaccttgcatggtatacaagtcaaggacactggcctgtagttcaatgcctcctgtctgtcaccctttttgtatattgggactacattagccgtcttccatatttcaggtaggtctcccgtttccagtgacctactatacactttggagagtggcaaacaaagtgctcctgcacactctttcaatacccatggtgagattccgtccggcccaacagcttttctcacgtccagctccaataggtgcttcttgacctcatcttttgtaatttcgaacctttccaaggtcgcctggtttgctaccacctctcctagcgccatgacttctccttgttctattgtaaagaccagtgtgtgtgtgtgtgtgtgtgtgtgtgtgtgtgtgtgtgtgtgtgtgtgtgtgtgtgtgtgtgtgtgtgtgtgtgagagagagtgaaaaTATAATATTGTTAATAATTTTTCTATTTTAGGAGTgacgaccacaaccaccacctcaacaacaactacaactacaactACAACTGCTGCACCAAGTACAACTACTACAGTCAGCACAACTACTGCAGCCAGCACAACTACTGTAGCCAGAACAACCACTGCAGCTAACACAACTACAAGAGCCAGCACAACTACTGTAGTCACTACAACCAGTGTTGTAGTCACAACAACTCCAGTGAACGTTACAGCATTAATAGCTAATCTCATTACGCAACTCAACAATTTGGTCACCACTCTAAATAGCACACTTAGTGCGGTAACGACTCTTCAAACCCTTCAAACTCAACTTACTACTCTTCTTAACACAATTAACGCAATACTTGGTGGACTAGGAAGGAGGAGACGCAGCATATCACAAGACATTACTTGGCTTCGGGCGATCATCGACAACACAGCAACCGCGTTGACAAATGGAGACTTTACCGCTGTTAATAGTCAGCTTTCACTGCTAAATATGGCGCAGACCAGATTGTTTCATATATCTTGCAAAATTAATAATTCTTCGTCAGTCAATTCACAACTTCTGTCAGACGTACAGTCAGTTCTAGCCAGCGTCAACAAGGCTGTAGGCGCTGGTAATGTACAAACAAACAATTTAAAAAGCCGGATCAACACCCTTCAATCTCAACTCAACCAACTTGGAGGACCCATTATTCCTCTACCTATCGTCCAGCCCGTGCCACCACTGGCCATTTGTCCAGTGAAACTACCGCCCCGACCACCAAACAGAATTCACACTACCACACGTCCCAATACACATGAAATTATAAGAACTTCAACAAGAAATATAACACTAGATGATCTCTATTCGCAATTCAGGCAACTGTATTCCGTCTTAAAAGCTACAGATACAGCAATTATGGCTCTTACTCAAGTTGAAACTTTACTTAAAAATCTTGCAGACGCAATTGATGTATCAATAACAGGACACAGGAGAAAACGCAGTCCCTCTGAAATTATTCACGGAATTCAAGCTCTCATTATAGATACTCGAAATGcgataacaacaagaaacacttcAATTTTATCTTTTATTACTCCTCACCTGAATGCTGCAAGACAGACTTTGGTTCTACTAATACAGGTCATAGTAAATAGATCATTAAGAGTTGATCGAGATCTTTACTTAGCAGTTCATTCTAGTCTTGAAACCATCGAGAATGTCGTAGCTACTGCTAATGCAAAAAGAGCAACAATATTCAGAGAAGTTACCAACCTTCAGCGCAGCATCTTCCTCTATGGAGGAACTACATTGATTGTACCCCGCGCGCCTCCCTTTGTCAGATTTCCTACCATGCCGATCTTTCCTATTATAGCCAGCACTGCAACTCCTCCTCCCAGCACTGCAACTCCTCCACCCAGCACTGCAACTCCTCCACCCATCACTGCAACTACTGCAGCCATCACTGCATCAATAGGTACTTCACCGGGCCCAGCAACCTCGGGTGGGACAACGGGTCCATCAAGCTCAGGAAGCACAACTGGTCCAGTAACCTCAGGTGGTACAACGAGTCCAACAACTTCGGgtggaacaacaggttcaacaagcTCTGGTGGTACAACGGGTTCAACTACCTCGGGTGGTACAACGCGTTCAGCAACCTCAAGTGGTACAACGGGTCCAGTAACCTCGGTTGGTACAACGAGTTTAACATCCTCGGTTGGTACAACCGGTCTAACAACCTCGGGTGTTACAACGGGTCCAATAACCTCTGGTGGTACAACGGGTCTAACAACCTTGGGTGTTACAACGAGTCCAACAACCTCTGGTGGTACAACGGGTCCAACAACCTCTGGTGGTACAACGGGTCCAACAACCTCTGGTGGTACAACGGGTACAACAACCTCTGGTAGTACAACGGGTCCAACAACCTCTGGTGGTACAACTACTACACCAAGTACAACTTAGGACACTACTACACCAAGTACAACTTAGGACACTACTACACCAAGTACAACTTAGGACACTACTACACCAAGTACAACTTAGGACACTACTACACCAAGTACAACTTAGG belongs to Procambarus clarkii isolate CNS0578487 chromosome 74, FALCON_Pclarkii_2.0, whole genome shotgun sequence and includes:
- the LOC123767440 gene encoding mucin-5AC-like, which produces MLVKPEIGLVKLSRSCGRCVIRTVQGVLLRYGGSLLYEITDELFESTWKAPDKENVNGKTNEAEPQGQERTVLGPRDKRARDSGLDDHYIKGDHDDSSSSNPEGRARVRRAKNEQKRRHTKSKEEADRVNNDGEPQTHKLSKGSWTKNEEKRRNVRKKTKSNFKSREARGGSKERISVRAGRHKTVGGRQTGKKATNGRKVTGKKAAKGRKVTGKKAAKGRKVTGKKAAKGRKVTGKKAAKGRKVTGKKAAKGRKISGKKAAKGRKITGKKALTNRKVTGKKVSKNRNVAGKKANKEKKVIAGEKQNNKFRKNLRESRNKQHKKNSIQQGKLIKPKKAKSNYKQSNKQTAKANKHTKSPKSNENKRQKGNKSKSGNKNKKRDKPTKKHQDKGKASKQHKTNQKKLKTANKIKNNVKTIKKSKKKNENQNINKNEKNKKLQKNSLKAKKKGNKTAVKKAGKKTVKHSSTGASHESSENHSFESKIKCKPHKKCIQVGGKCQNKTCKTKVVAGKCKGKSCVCCLSPCALKPKKKCKIYKGVCKKKCGSTERKIAKGCSKKKCVCCAKACKPLSACNVLGGYCVSSKKLCTGLINKKGCKGTKCLCCYPRVTTTTTTSTTTTTTTTTAAPSTTTTVSTTTAASTTTVARTTTAANTTTRASTTTVVTTTSVVVTTTPVNVTALIANLITQLNNLVTTLNSTLSAVTTLQTLQTQLTTLLNTINAILGGLGRRRRSISQDITWLRAIIDNTATALTNGDFTAVNSQLSLLNMAQTRLFHISCKINNSSSVNSQLLSDVQSVLASVNKAVGAGNVQTNNLKSRINTLQSQLNQLGGPIIPLPIVQPVPPLAICPVKLPPRPPNRIHTTTRPNTHEIIRTSTRNITLDDLYSQFRQLYSVLKATDTAIMALTQVETLLKNLADAIDVSITGHRRKRSPSEIIHGIQALIIDTRNAITTRNTSILSFITPHLNAARQTLVLLIQVIVNRSLRVDRDLYLAVHSSLETIENVVATANAKRATIFREVTNLQRSIFLYGGTTLIVPRAPPFVRFPTMPIFPIIASTATPPPSTATPPPSTATPPPITATTAAITASIGTSPGPATSGGTTGPSSSGSTTGPVTSGGTTSPTTSGGTTGSTSSGGTTGSTTSGGTTRSATSSGTTGPVTSVGTTSLTSSVGTTGLTTSGVTTGPITSGGTTGLTTLGVTTSPTTSGGTTGPTTSGGTTGPTTSGGTTGTTTSGSTTGPTTSGGTTTTPSTT